A region of Lycium barbarum isolate Lr01 chromosome 1, ASM1917538v2, whole genome shotgun sequence DNA encodes the following proteins:
- the LOC132626916 gene encoding glutaredoxin-C9 codes for MQRTLPYRNWLSSTTTTTAMTGGSSSATSSGGSTTFESRSGESNETNSVGNTGSQNKNSVITMRVAKSVSENAIIVIATRGCCMCHVVKNLLLGLGVNPTIFEVNKEDEDDVITELSKIIGGDGGGGGRRTELPVVFVGGNLFGGLERVMSTHISGELVPILKQAGALWL; via the exons ATGCAACGAACTTTACCATATAGAAATTGGCTTTCATCCACCACCACTACCACCGCCATGACCGGAGGTAGTTCCTCGGCCACCTCTAGCGGTGGTTCAACCACCTTCGAGTCACGTTCAG GTGAGAGCAATGAAACCAACTCCGTTGGTAACACGGGATCACAAAACAAGAACTCCGTCATCACTATGAGGGTAGCGAAATCAGTCTCGGAGAACGCGATAATCGTCATAGCAACACGTGGATGCTGCATGTGCCATGTCGTGAAGAATTTGCTATTAGGGTTAGGTGTTAACCCTACAATTTTCGAAGTAAAcaaggaagatgaagatgatgtgATAACAGAGTTGTCGAAAATTATTGGCGgcgatggtggtggtggtggcagAAGAACGGAGTTGCCGGTGGTTTTTGTAGGTGGAAATTTGTTCGGAGGACTAGAAAGAGTGATGTCCACGCATATTTCTGGTGAATTAGTGCCAATACTTAAACAAGCTGGAGCTTTATggctttaa